One Oscillospiraceae bacterium DNA window includes the following coding sequences:
- a CDS encoding trypsin-like peptidase domain-containing protein: MEENKRPQQDSPQRPESWNPGTPDETMQNIQYTEGNECGPNTGNPADSAPNAENPETYQNPAGYSYGPGAGSGCGPNTGNPADSAPNAENPETYQNPAGYSYGPGAGSGCGPNTGNPADGAPNAENPETYQNPAGYSYGPGAGSGCGPNTGNPADGAPNAENPETYQNPAGYSYGPGAGSGCGPNTGNPADSAPNAENPETYQNPAGYSYGPGAGSGCGPNTGNPADGAPNAENPETYQNPAGYSYGPGAGSGCGPNGYGPNGYGPNGYGPNGYGPNGYGPNGYGPNGYGPNGYGPNGYGPNGYGPNGYGPNGYGPNGYGPNGYGPNGYGPNGYGYGQPPCGPSRSGPKKGRGPMNRGTRILIFLLVILLAVFVALFAVSISSGHSGTTARSSSSLPSTSSQPGGGSEQPSSSSSSQVETIQNGGEATKSTISIRKKSGKPLTAEQVFSKVSPSVVGVLAKVPQDGSTDDESQGTGIIASSDGVILTNAHVIGYNGKSKVTVAIPGGKKQYSARILGYDKVSDLAVLKISASGLTAAEFGTESELKVGEQVLAIGNPSGMDYSNSLTGGYVSALDREIAGHSGNGMTYIQTDAAINPGNSGGPLCNLYGQVVGINSCKIISTGYEGMGFAIPLSKAQTIINELITNGYVPGRTRLGITCRAVTSLEQQMLHLPEGVRILSLESDSPLRAAGVEQGDVLYQFAGKSVSSTDSLLTLLAQQKPGDEVQVKIYSVKRKQKLTKSIRLLEDRGETESAASSSSSSASSGK, from the coding sequence ATGGAAGAAAACAAACGCCCACAGCAGGACAGCCCACAGCGCCCGGAAAGCTGGAATCCCGGCACACCGGACGAAACGATGCAGAATATACAGTATACAGAAGGCAATGAATGCGGACCAAACACGGGGAATCCGGCAGACAGTGCGCCAAACGCAGAGAATCCGGAGACCTACCAAAATCCGGCGGGGTATTCTTACGGCCCCGGCGCAGGCAGTGGCTGCGGACCAAACACGGGGAATCCGGCAGACAGTGCGCCAAACGCAGAGAATCCGGAGACCTACCAAAATCCGGCGGGGTATTCTTACGGCCCCGGCGCAGGCAGTGGCTGCGGACCAAACACGGGGAATCCGGCAGACGGTGCGCCAAACGCAGAGAATCCGGAGACCTACCAAAATCCGGCGGGGTATTCTTACGGCCCCGGCGCAGGCAGTGGCTGCGGACCAAACACGGGGAATCCAGCAGACGGTGCGCCAAACGCAGAGAATCCGGAGACCTACCAAAATCCGGCGGGGTATTCTTACGGCCCCGGCGCAGGCAGTGGCTGCGGACCAAACACGGGGAATCCGGCAGACAGTGCGCCAAACGCAGAGAATCCGGAGACCTACCAAAATCCGGCGGGGTATTCTTACGGCCCCGGCGCAGGCAGTGGCTGCGGACCAAACACGGGGAATCCGGCAGACGGTGCGCCAAACGCAGAGAATCCGGAAACCTACCAAAATCCGGCGGGGTATTCTTACGGCCCCGGCGCAGGCAGTGGCTGCGGACCGAATGGCTATGGGCCGAACGGCTATGGGCCGAACGGCTATGGGCCGAACGGCTATGGACCGAACGGCTATGGACCGAACGGCTATGGACCGAACGGCTATGGACCGAACGGCTATGGACCAAATGGCTATGGACCGAATGGCTATGGACCGAATGGCTATGGACCGAACGGCTATGGACCGAACGGCTATGGACCGAATGGCTATGGACCAAACGGGTATGGACCAAACGGCTATGGCTACGGACAGCCGCCCTGCGGACCGAGCCGGTCTGGGCCGAAAAAAGGCCGCGGGCCGATGAACCGCGGCACGCGCATTCTCATTTTTTTACTTGTCATTTTACTGGCGGTCTTTGTGGCGCTGTTTGCGGTTTCTATTTCTTCCGGGCACAGCGGAACGACCGCCCGCTCCTCTTCTTCGCTGCCCTCGACCTCTTCTCAGCCGGGCGGCGGGAGTGAGCAGCCCAGCTCTTCCTCTTCTTCGCAGGTAGAGACAATCCAAAACGGCGGCGAGGCAACCAAGAGCACGATTTCTATCCGCAAAAAGAGCGGCAAGCCCCTGACTGCCGAGCAGGTCTTCAGCAAAGTGAGCCCAAGCGTGGTTGGCGTGCTGGCAAAAGTGCCGCAGGACGGCAGCACCGACGACGAAAGCCAGGGCACCGGCATTATCGCCAGCAGCGACGGCGTTATTTTGACCAACGCGCACGTCATCGGCTACAACGGCAAGAGCAAGGTGACCGTGGCAATCCCCGGCGGCAAAAAACAGTATTCTGCACGCATTTTGGGGTACGATAAAGTAAGTGACCTTGCCGTACTGAAAATTTCTGCTTCCGGGCTTACCGCGGCAGAATTTGGCACCGAGAGCGAGCTGAAAGTGGGCGAGCAGGTGCTTGCCATCGGCAACCCCAGCGGCATGGACTACAGCAACAGCTTGACCGGCGGCTATGTCTCTGCACTTGACCGCGAAATCGCAGGCCACAGCGGAAACGGTATGACCTATATCCAGACCGACGCCGCGATTAACCCCGGCAATTCGGGCGGGCCGCTGTGCAATCTGTATGGGCAGGTCGTGGGTATCAATTCATGTAAAATCATCTCTACCGGGTACGAGGGCATGGGCTTTGCCATTCCTCTGAGCAAGGCCCAGACCATTATCAATGAGCTGATTACCAACGGCTATGTGCCCGGGCGCACCCGCCTGGGCATCACCTGCCGCGCGGTCACGTCGCTGGAACAGCAAATGCTGCATCTGCCCGAGGGCGTGCGCATTCTTTCGCTGGAGAGCGACAGCCCCCTGCGCGCGGCCGGTGTCGAGCAGGGCGATGTGCTGTACCAGTTCGCCGGAAAGAGCGTTTCCTCGACCGACAGCCTGCTCACCCTTTTGGCGCAGCAGAAGCCCGGCGATGAAGTGCAGGTAAAGATTTACTCCGTAAAGCGAAAACAGAAATTGACAAAGAGCATCCGCCTTTTGGAGGACCGCGGCGAAACCGAGAGCGCGGCGAGCTCTTCGTCGAGTTCGGCTTCTTCCGGAAAATAA
- a CDS encoding HAMP domain-containing histidine kinase: protein MKHKSLFKKYLRMTLLTILVSFAILGLVMLLFFSSNWKHEKRAALSKNATSVSQVVARGAAADSSGSVQIDREALEQFLPTVCRINSSDILITDKQGKILICGQGTDGVVHLNRQVPKDTIQKALAGSYDDKTLLGGIYEAPYYVVGVPVKATLSSGQQTIGAVFASVAVGSLTDNRKDIFRMFLFAACAAFAVGFCMVWVFSYNMVRPLRSMADAARSFGEGSFSKRVPVTSSDEIGELAAAFNNMAESLANSEYTRRSFIANVSHELKTPMTTIAGFIDGILDGTIPPEKQSHYLQIVSQEVKRLSRLVRTMLDLSRIDSGELKLRPARFDITETVLTTMLSFEKPISVKKIQVEGLEDTHPVFVDGDPDMIHQVIYNLVENAVKFTNEGGYIRVMVGEEPTRTTVTIRNSGDGIAPEELNQIFGRFYKTDKSRSKDKTGMGLGLYIVRTIVQQHGGEITVNSELGRYSEFSFWLPKEISHAVDENLPTTTVRAQVVQPLHPKVEPGKEKAAPKAKGKDGAGTPKAAAPAKPKKHNGKKRNGPRS from the coding sequence ATGAAACATAAATCCCTGTTTAAAAAATATCTGCGTATGACGCTTTTGACCATCTTGGTGAGCTTTGCCATTTTGGGCTTAGTGATGCTGCTGTTTTTTAGCAGCAACTGGAAACACGAGAAGCGCGCCGCCCTGAGCAAAAACGCCACGAGCGTTTCACAGGTAGTGGCGCGCGGCGCCGCCGCCGACAGCAGCGGCAGCGTGCAGATTGACCGCGAGGCGCTGGAGCAGTTTCTGCCCACGGTATGCCGCATCAACTCAAGCGATATTTTAATTACGGACAAACAGGGCAAAATCTTAATCTGCGGGCAGGGCACAGACGGCGTTGTGCACCTGAACCGCCAGGTGCCCAAAGACACTATACAAAAGGCGCTTGCCGGCAGCTATGACGACAAAACGCTGCTTGGCGGCATTTACGAGGCCCCCTACTACGTGGTGGGCGTGCCGGTAAAGGCCACGCTTTCGAGCGGGCAGCAGACCATTGGCGCGGTCTTTGCCAGCGTGGCCGTGGGCAGCCTGACGGACAACCGCAAGGACATTTTCCGCATGTTTCTGTTTGCGGCCTGTGCGGCCTTTGCGGTAGGCTTCTGTATGGTGTGGGTGTTTTCCTACAACATGGTGCGCCCGCTGCGCAGCATGGCAGACGCCGCCCGCAGCTTTGGCGAAGGCAGCTTTTCCAAGCGCGTGCCCGTCACGAGCAGCGACGAGATCGGCGAGCTGGCCGCGGCCTTTAACAACATGGCAGAGTCCCTGGCAAACAGCGAGTATACCCGCCGCAGCTTTATCGCCAACGTTTCACATGAGCTGAAAACCCCCATGACAACCATTGCGGGCTTTATCGACGGCATTTTGGACGGTACAATCCCGCCCGAAAAGCAGAGCCACTATTTGCAGATCGTTTCGCAGGAGGTCAAGCGCCTGTCGCGGCTGGTGCGCACGATGCTAGACCTTTCCCGCATTGACAGCGGCGAGCTGAAGCTGCGCCCCGCGCGCTTTGATATTACCGAAACCGTGCTAACGACGATGCTCAGCTTTGAAAAGCCCATCAGCGTAAAGAAGATACAGGTAGAGGGGCTGGAAGATACCCACCCCGTCTTTGTAGACGGCGACCCCGACATGATTCATCAGGTTATTTATAATTTAGTAGAAAATGCCGTGAAGTTTACAAACGAGGGCGGCTATATCCGGGTTATGGTCGGGGAAGAGCCGACCCGCACCACCGTGACCATCCGCAACAGCGGCGACGGCATTGCCCCCGAGGAGCTCAACCAGATTTTCGGCCGCTTCTATAAAACAGATAAGTCCCGCAGCAAAGATAAGACCGGCATGGGCCTGGGGCTGTATATCGTGCGCACCATTGTGCAGCAGCACGGCGGCGAGATTACCGTGAATTCCGAGCTGGGCCGGTACAGCGAGTTTTCTTTCTGGCTGCCAAAAGAGATTTCGCACGCCGTGGACGAAAATCTGCCCACCACCACGGTGCGCGCACAGGTCGTGCAGCCGCTGCACCCCAAAGTGGAGCCGGGAAAAGAGAAAGCTGCCCCTAAGGCAAAGGGGAAAGACGGCGCAGGCACACCAAAAGCTGCCGCGCCCGCAAAACCGAAGAAGCATAACGGAAAAAAGCGGAACGGACCCCGGTCTTAG
- a CDS encoding response regulator transcription factor, with translation MAQGKILVVDDDQNICELLRLYIEKEGFEVVIANDGRQALKLFDEQNPDLVMLDIMLPELDGWQVCREIRKKSQCPIIMLTAKGETFDKVLGLELGADDYVVKPFEAKEVVARIKAVLRRMGKSNTQAVKEVHYDKLSINLTNYELKVNGKVIDTPPKEMELIYHLASNPNRVFTRDQLLDEVWGFDYYGDSRTVDVHVKRLREKLEGVSDQWSLKTVWGVGYKFEVKDDADKT, from the coding sequence ATGGCGCAAGGAAAAATTCTGGTGGTAGACGACGACCAGAATATCTGTGAACTGCTGCGGCTGTATATTGAAAAGGAAGGGTTTGAGGTCGTTATTGCAAACGACGGCCGGCAGGCACTCAAGCTTTTTGACGAACAAAACCCCGACCTCGTGATGCTGGACATTATGCTGCCAGAGCTGGACGGCTGGCAGGTCTGCCGGGAAATCCGCAAAAAAAGCCAGTGCCCCATTATTATGCTGACGGCAAAAGGCGAGACCTTTGACAAGGTGCTTGGGCTGGAGCTTGGCGCCGATGACTACGTAGTAAAGCCCTTTGAGGCAAAAGAAGTGGTTGCGCGCATAAAGGCGGTGCTGCGGCGCATGGGCAAAAGCAACACCCAGGCCGTAAAAGAAGTGCACTACGATAAACTTTCGATTAACCTGACAAACTACGAACTGAAGGTAAACGGAAAGGTGATAGACACCCCGCCAAAGGAAATGGAGCTGATTTACCACCTGGCAAGCAACCCAAACCGCGTCTTTACCCGCGACCAGCTGCTGGACGAGGTGTGGGGCTTTGACTACTACGGCGACAGCCGCACCGTGGACGTGCACGTCAAGCGCCTGCGTGAAAAACTAGAGGGCGTGTCGGACCAGTGGTCACTGAAAACCGTGTGGGGCGTTGGGTATAAATTTGAAGTAAAAGACGACGCGGACAAAACCTGA
- a CDS encoding DUF6291 domain-containing protein produces the protein MIFYYDWIDYLEMLGQPALALSVLQAVVRFAQTGEAGHFEQPAAEIVFQMMSKQTGRDAEKYRRICKKRSDSARKSHQKLPPAAFAAPAADPVPESDPVPKSDPVPKSDPVPESVPESVPESVPESDPQAGPVQAGPSSGGAQKTAPLSAYREAFLRACPSFPQPANTKEWSAARKKRLLEKKLTPDKMEAVFRRAEASDFLSGRSGKWSGCSLDWLLSPQNWQKLLEGNYDNRRPVPADKDKPSFDLDAYERDSLAFWQRPAF, from the coding sequence ATGATTTTTTATTATGATTGGATAGACTACTTAGAAATGCTGGGGCAGCCGGCCCTGGCGCTCTCTGTGCTGCAGGCGGTGGTGCGCTTTGCGCAAACCGGCGAAGCCGGGCATTTTGAGCAGCCCGCCGCAGAAATTGTCTTTCAGATGATGAGCAAGCAGACCGGGCGCGACGCCGAAAAGTACCGCCGCATCTGCAAAAAGCGCAGCGACTCTGCCCGCAAAAGCCACCAAAAGCTGCCGCCCGCTGCTTTTGCTGCACCTGCAGCTGACCCTGTACCTGAATCTGACCCTGTACCTAAATCTGACCCTGTACCTAAATCTGACCCTGTACCCGAATCTGTACCCGAATCTGTACCCGAATCTGTACCCGAATCTGACCCTCAGGCAGGCCCCGTGCAGGCGGGGCCAAGCTCCGGCGGGGCACAAAAGACCGCGCCGCTCTCCGCATACCGTGAGGCATTTTTACGGGCCTGTCCGTCGTTTCCGCAGCCGGCGAATACAAAGGAATGGAGCGCCGCCCGCAAGAAGCGCCTTTTAGAAAAGAAGCTGACGCCCGACAAAATGGAGGCGGTTTTTCGCCGTGCCGAGGCGTCGGACTTTCTTTCCGGCAGAAGCGGCAAATGGAGCGGCTGCTCACTCGACTGGCTGTTGTCCCCGCAAAATTGGCAGAAGCTTTTAGAGGGCAACTACGACAACCGCCGCCCCGTGCCTGCAGATAAGGACAAGCCCTCTTTTGACCTTGACGCTTACGAGCGCGACTCGCTGGCTTTTTGGCAGCGGCCCGCTTTCTGA